From the genome of Triticum aestivum cultivar Chinese Spring chromosome 3B, IWGSC CS RefSeq v2.1, whole genome shotgun sequence, one region includes:
- the LOC123066953 gene encoding L-type lectin-domain containing receptor kinase IV.4 produces the protein MPPLAALLLLLWAAASSASAAASFTCAKPSTCRSAVAYVVPIATTYEQLASRFSPSVTLQHLFAANQLPPHTDTSQAIPAKTSVRIPFRCRCAGGVGQSDLEIYTGGRGDDYFMEVVTANNVAAGKYYGRRLLPCSCDKVDGCNVMHLAYVILRTGDNTSEIAAKYGLRDATLLRINNITSSQLLLRQGHILDIPLFQGMGTWSSVHYISAHRRRRLEDGNGEIKATRVLNIVKVFIPVVSVLVYLITTWCYWRNARNSLSSGANGFMEFGYRDLACATNRFSRDALLGEGKFGAVYKATFKGQEVAVKRIKAEGKLEDFHRELQTVGNTRHENLVDLKGWCGKVRVIDGKTWWKRVIKVELFLVFEFIPNGDLEHHLHNSDQVLSWDKRYKIVKGIGSALHYLHHECNPCILHRDIKPGNILLDEYFNAKLGDFGLSMIASKNRATVITTAVGSVGYMDPQLMKDGAVEFSRKSDVYSFGIVLLKIACTQKSREEVWQMRGGSEQQVHVDGVVDDRLSFFDHTEMERVVVLGLKCSHSEEAQRPSMEDAMKFLEDGQEFPATTQGHGSYGAPCTVNEEAPMMTHGDVSSCYP, from the exons ATGCCGCCGCTGGCCGCTCTGCTCCTCCTGCTGTGGGCCGCAGCCTcctcggcctccgccgccgccagcttCACCTGCGCCAAACCGAGCACATGCCGCTCCGCCGTTGCCTACGTCGTCCCCATCGCCACCACCTACGAGCAACTCGCTTCCCGCTTCAGCCCCAGCGTCACCCTTCAACACCTCTTCGCCGCCAACCAACTCCCGCCCCACACCGACACGAGCCAAGCCATTCCCGCGAAAACATCCGTGCGCATCCCCTTCAGGTGCCGCTGCGCCGGCGGCGTGGGCCAGTCGGACCTGGAGATCTACACCGGCGGCCGTGGCGATGACTACTTCatggaggtcgtcaccgccaacaACGTTGCCGCGGGCAAATACTATGGGCGGAGGCTGCTGCCCTGCAGCTGCGACAAGGTGGACGGCTGCAACGTGATGCACCTTGCCTACGTGATCCTCCGCACAGGCGACAACACCTCCGAGATCGCCGCCAAGTATGGGCTGCGGGACGCAACGCTGCTCAGGATCAATAATATCACTAGCAGCCAGCTGCTGCTTCGCCAAGGCCACATTCTTGATATCCCGCTATTCCAAG GAATGGGCACATGGTCCAGCGTACATTATATCTCAGCACATAGGAGAAGAAGATTAGAAGATG GGAATGGTGAGATTAAGGCAACAAGAGTACTTAACATTGTAAAAGTATTTATACCCGTTGTGAGCGTTCTTGTGTATCTCATTACAACATGGTGTTACTGGAGAAATGCACGCAATTCCCTCTCGTCGGGGGCGAATGGCTTTATGGAATTCGGTTATAGAGATCTGGCTTGCGCCACGAACAGATTCTCCAGAGATGCTCTTCTTGGAGAGGGTAAGTTTGGTGCAGTATATAAGGCGACGTTCAAGGGCCAGGAAGTGGCGGTGAAGAGAATAAAAGCAGAGGGAAAGCTTGAGGACTTCCACCGCGAGCTCCAGACAGTTGGTAACACGAGGCACGAGAATCTAGTTGACCTCAAAGGTTGGTGCGGCAAAGTCAGAGTGATCGATGGCAAGACTTGGTGGAAAAGGGTTATCAAGGTTGAACTCTTCCTTGTCTTTGAATTCATACCTAATGGCGACCTTGAACACCACCTGCACAACAGCGACCAAGTTCTATCATGGGACAAAAG GTACAAAATAGTGAAGGGGATAGGGTCAGCCCTTCATTATCTCCATCACGAGTGCAATCCATGCATCTTGCATAGAGATATCAAGCCTGGTAACATACTCCTGGATGAGTATTTCAACGCTAAGCTTGGGGACTTCGGGCTATCCATGATCGCCAGCAAAAACAGAGCAACAGTGATCACAACCGCCGTGGGGTCAGTGGGATACATGGATCCACAACTCATGAAAGACGGGGCTGTGGAGTTCAGCCGTAAGTCGGACGTCTACAGCTTCGGAATCGTCCTACTAAAGATTGCATGTACGCAAAAATCAAGGGAGGAAGTCTGGCAGATGCGCGGTGGCAGTGAGCAGCAAGTTCATGTGGATGGTGTTGTGGATGACAGGTTAAGCTTCTTTGACCATACCGAAATGGAGCGTGTGGTTGTCCTTGGCCTCAAGTGTTCTCACTCAGAAGAGGCACAACGACCTTCAATGGAGGATGCAATGAAATTCCTAGAGGACGGCCAAGAGTTTCCTGCCACAACACAAGGACACGGCAGCTATGGTGCGCCTTGCACTGTAAATGAGGAGGCACCTATGATGACACATGGTGATGTCTCTTCTTGTTACCCTTGA